A genomic segment from Sphingopyxis sp. DBS4 encodes:
- a CDS encoding protein-disulfide reductase DsbD — MTFWRAALALLALVTLTIAPARAQAPHIAAKLVAESAAPAPGGTTAIALTMAPEKGWHGYWLNGGDAGFGLQVEWNAPEGVTVTPFRYPVPEALVLFGMMNHVYEHPYALLADVRVDKSVAPGTDLTLTGIANWLACTDKVCVPEKAVISVALKAGDGQIAAAERTRFDAWRARLPQPLDRAGAWERQGDTVRFGVPLPADAALDAPHLFLETPNVVDYPAAQSFSRNGDWIIVETKAKGDAAGPVQGLLKLSDGRGLTVRFEPEVVRLAGKPIATAASGIDMTLFWTALGGAILGGLILNLMPCVFPILSLKALSLARSGGDARTAKVEAVAYTAGAVLVCLALGGLLLGLRAAGEQVGWAFQLQHPISVLLLLLLALAITLNLAGTYELPSFGRGQALTQKGGAAGGFWTGALAAFVATPCSGPLLGAALGATLVLPGWVALPIFGGLGFGLALPFLAIGFLPALRKRLPKPGPWMEKFRKWMAVPMGLTTLGLAWLLWRQADDLGWKMALQAVVFGFLALQALGNYQKGRHGGWPLVLLAVAAIYMNGSNAVLLADRPTSTSSPVSAGHIFSPTALAKARASGKPVFVYFTADWCLSCKANEAGAINREAVRDAFKAKGVVTLVGDWTNGDPVITRTLAEHGRNSVPLYLWYAPGAAQAEILPQILTPGLLTGKVGG, encoded by the coding sequence GTGACATTTTGGCGCGCCGCGCTGGCGCTGCTGGCACTCGTGACGCTGACGATCGCCCCCGCGCGGGCGCAGGCGCCGCATATCGCGGCGAAGCTCGTCGCCGAGTCCGCCGCCCCCGCGCCGGGCGGAACCACCGCGATCGCGCTGACGATGGCGCCCGAAAAGGGCTGGCACGGCTATTGGCTGAATGGCGGCGACGCGGGCTTCGGGCTGCAGGTCGAATGGAATGCGCCCGAAGGCGTCACGGTCACCCCTTTCCGCTATCCGGTGCCCGAGGCGCTGGTCCTGTTCGGCATGATGAACCATGTCTACGAGCATCCCTATGCGCTGCTCGCCGACGTGCGCGTCGACAAAAGCGTCGCGCCGGGCACCGACCTGACGCTGACCGGCATCGCCAACTGGCTCGCCTGCACCGACAAGGTGTGCGTGCCCGAAAAGGCGGTGATCTCGGTCGCGCTGAAGGCGGGCGACGGCCAGATCGCAGCGGCCGAGCGCACGCGCTTCGACGCCTGGCGCGCGCGGCTGCCGCAACCGCTCGACCGCGCCGGGGCGTGGGAGCGCCAGGGCGACACGGTGCGGTTCGGCGTCCCGCTGCCCGCAGACGCAGCGCTCGATGCGCCGCACCTGTTCCTCGAAACCCCGAATGTCGTCGATTATCCCGCCGCGCAGAGCTTCAGCCGCAACGGCGACTGGATCATCGTCGAGACCAAGGCGAAGGGCGATGCCGCGGGGCCGGTGCAAGGCCTGCTCAAACTGTCCGACGGACGCGGGCTGACGGTGCGCTTCGAGCCCGAAGTGGTGCGCCTCGCGGGCAAGCCGATCGCCACCGCCGCAAGCGGAATCGACATGACATTGTTCTGGACCGCGCTTGGCGGCGCGATTCTGGGCGGCCTCATCCTCAACCTGATGCCCTGCGTCTTTCCGATCCTCAGCCTCAAGGCACTGAGTCTTGCGCGGTCGGGCGGCGATGCACGCACGGCGAAGGTCGAGGCGGTCGCCTATACCGCCGGGGCGGTGCTCGTCTGCCTCGCGCTCGGGGGCCTTCTTCTCGGCCTGCGCGCGGCCGGCGAACAGGTCGGCTGGGCCTTTCAACTCCAGCATCCGATCAGCGTTCTGCTCCTGCTCCTGCTCGCTTTGGCGATCACGTTGAACCTCGCCGGTACATATGAATTGCCATCTTTCGGCCGAGGACAGGCATTAACCCAAAAGGGCGGTGCGGCGGGTGGCTTTTGGACTGGGGCTTTGGCGGCATTCGTTGCCACACCTTGCAGTGGCCCGCTGCTTGGCGCAGCACTGGGTGCCACGCTGGTGCTTCCCGGATGGGTCGCTCTGCCGATTTTCGGTGGATTGGGGTTCGGGCTGGCACTCCCGTTTCTCGCGATCGGCTTCCTCCCGGCGCTCCGCAAACGCTTGCCCAAACCCGGCCCCTGGATGGAGAAATTCCGCAAGTGGATGGCGGTACCGATGGGATTGACCACGCTCGGCCTGGCTTGGTTGTTGTGGCGTCAAGCCGATGACCTCGGCTGGAAAATGGCCCTTCAGGCCGTCGTATTTGGCTTCCTCGCCTTGCAGGCTTTGGGAAATTATCAAAAGGGCAGGCACGGAGGTTGGCCTCTCGTGCTGCTGGCGGTCGCAGCGATTTACATGAATGGAAGCAATGCGGTCCTGCTTGCCGACAGGCCAACATCGACTTCCAGCCCCGTCTCCGCCGGGCACATATTCTCTCCCACCGCGCTCGCCAAAGCCCGCGCATCGGGCAAGCCCGTCTTCGTCTATTTCACCGCCGACTGGTGCCTGTCGTGCAAGGCGAACGAGGCCGGCGCGATCAATCGCGAAGCGGTGCGGGATGCGTTCAAGGCGAAAGGCGTCGTCACCCTCGTCGGCGACTGGACCAATGGCGATCCGGTCATCACGCGCACGCTGGCCGAGCATGGCCGCAACAGCGTGCCGCTCTACCTCTGGTATGCGCCGGGCGCGGCGCAGGCGGAGATATTGCCGCAGATCCTGACGCCGGGACTGCTCACCGGCAAGGTGGGCGGCTGA
- a CDS encoding TlyA family RNA methyltransferase: protein MVKQRADQLLVDRGLAESRTRAQALILAGLAFVGDRKIDKAGQQIADDAAISVKGRDHPWVSRGGIKLDHALTHLGWDVTGAVAIDVGSSTGGFTDVLLSRGAARIYAVDSGTNQLAWKLRQDDRVIVHEQTSARILTAEHIPEPVDLIVCDASFIALSKVLPVPLSFAKDGARLVALIKPQFEAARHEVGKKGVVRDAAVHARVCAEVRDWLTSEGWTVLDLVESPITGPEGNVEFLIAATKRAA from the coding sequence ATGGTCAAGCAGCGCGCCGACCAGTTGCTCGTCGATCGCGGGCTGGCCGAGAGTCGGACGCGCGCGCAGGCGCTGATCCTCGCAGGCCTCGCCTTCGTCGGCGACCGCAAGATCGACAAGGCGGGGCAGCAGATCGCCGATGATGCCGCCATCAGCGTCAAGGGCCGCGACCATCCGTGGGTGTCGCGCGGCGGGATCAAGCTCGACCATGCGCTGACGCATCTCGGCTGGGACGTCACCGGCGCGGTCGCGATCGACGTCGGCTCGTCGACCGGCGGCTTCACCGACGTGCTGCTGTCGCGCGGCGCCGCGCGGATCTATGCGGTCGACTCCGGCACCAACCAGCTCGCGTGGAAGCTGCGGCAGGACGACCGGGTCATCGTCCACGAGCAGACGAGCGCGCGCATCCTGACCGCCGAGCACATTCCCGAACCCGTCGACCTGATCGTCTGCGACGCGAGCTTCATCGCACTTTCGAAGGTGCTGCCAGTGCCGCTGTCCTTCGCGAAGGACGGCGCGCGGCTGGTCGCGCTGATCAAGCCGCAGTTCGAGGCCGCGCGGCACGAGGTCGGCAAGAAAGGCGTCGTCCGCGACGCCGCGGTCCACGCGCGCGTCTGCGCCGAGGTCCGCGATTGGCTGACGAGCGAAGGCTGGACGGTGCTCGATCTGGTCGAAAGCCCGATCACCGGGCCCGAGGGTAATGTCGAATTTCTGATCGCCGCGACGAAGCGAGCAGCTTGA
- a CDS encoding TspO/MBR family protein, translated as MSEIATPDQLRMSYWRWAMVTVPAIVLIGSLSGLLSNSGYGNRWFAALDLPAITPPGWVFALVWPLLYIGLGLSLAMVLHARGAKGRGFALLLFFVQLVANFAWSPLFFGAHQVTTALYLIIFILMVTVATAFAFAPIRKAAAWLLAPYMAWLLFAAILNFQIDQRNPDAETLVPAAASTQIG; from the coding sequence ATGAGCGAGATTGCCACGCCCGACCAGCTCCGCATGTCCTATTGGCGCTGGGCGATGGTGACCGTGCCGGCGATCGTGCTGATCGGCAGTCTGTCCGGGCTGCTGTCGAACAGCGGCTATGGCAACCGCTGGTTCGCCGCGCTGGACCTGCCCGCCATCACGCCGCCGGGCTGGGTGTTCGCGCTGGTCTGGCCTTTGCTCTATATCGGCCTCGGCCTGTCGCTCGCGATGGTTCTGCACGCGCGCGGCGCGAAGGGGCGCGGGTTCGCGCTGCTGCTCTTCTTCGTCCAGCTCGTCGCCAATTTCGCCTGGTCGCCGCTCTTCTTCGGCGCGCATCAGGTGACGACGGCGCTCTATCTGATCATCTTCATCCTGATGGTGACCGTCGCGACCGCCTTCGCCTTCGCCCCGATCCGCAAGGCGGCGGCGTGGCTGCTCGCCCCCTATATGGCGTGGCTCCTGTTCGCCGCGATCCTCAATTTCCAGATCGACCAGCGCAACCCCGACGCTGAAACCCTTGTCCCCGCCGCCGCCAGCACCCAGATAGGGTGA
- a CDS encoding accessory factor UbiK family protein has product MQSENRFFDDLAKMVNGIAGTVAGAGREAEAAMRERAKEFVGRMDFVSREEFEAVKEMAAKARAEAEALKARLDKLEGAAKPAAAPRAAAKPAAKAAPKPATKPKAAPKK; this is encoded by the coding sequence ATGCAGAGCGAGAACCGCTTTTTCGACGATCTGGCGAAGATGGTGAACGGCATCGCCGGCACCGTCGCGGGCGCCGGCCGCGAGGCCGAGGCCGCGATGCGCGAGCGCGCGAAGGAATTCGTCGGCCGCATGGATTTCGTCAGCCGCGAGGAGTTCGAGGCGGTGAAGGAAATGGCCGCCAAGGCACGTGCCGAAGCCGAAGCGCTGAAGGCGCGGCTGGACAAGCTGGAGGGCGCGGCCAAGCCCGCCGCGGCGCCCAGGGCGGCCGCGAAGCCCGCGGCCAAGGCGGCACCGAAGCCGGCGACGAAACCGAAGGCCGCACCCAAAAAATGA
- a CDS encoding YbjN domain-containing protein, translating into MSDDIYDDEDGQEAAPIDMIASYFAAHDWPHEMVGEDEIVATAQGSWTAYELRAVWRPEDGVIQLLAFPDIRVVEDKRAVAHEALAMINEQLWLGHFELWSNSGTILYRHGMLVGSDAQLPLDLAETLIESAIDECERFYPVFQFVLWGGKTPAEALAASLIETRGEA; encoded by the coding sequence ATGAGCGACGATATCTACGACGACGAAGACGGCCAGGAAGCGGCGCCGATCGACATGATCGCGTCCTATTTCGCCGCGCACGACTGGCCGCACGAGATGGTCGGCGAGGACGAGATCGTCGCGACCGCGCAGGGAAGCTGGACCGCCTATGAGCTGCGCGCGGTGTGGCGCCCCGAGGACGGGGTGATCCAGCTGCTCGCCTTCCCCGACATCCGCGTCGTCGAGGACAAGCGCGCCGTCGCGCACGAAGCGCTGGCGATGATCAACGAACAGCTCTGGCTCGGCCATTTCGAGCTGTGGTCGAACAGCGGCACGATCCTCTATCGCCACGGGATGCTCGTCGGCAGCGACGCGCAACTGCCGCTCGACCTCGCCGAGACGCTGATCGAAAGCGCGATCGACGAATGCGAGCGCTTCTATCCGGTGTTCCAGTTCGTGCTGTGGGGCGGCAAGACCCCCGCCGAAGCGCTCGCCGCCTCGCTGATCGAGACGCGCGGCGAGGCGTAA
- a CDS encoding right-handed parallel beta-helix repeat-containing protein, which yields MIQTLARRPMLPLLALPLLLAPAPLPAQTGGAPYSVDGRGFARLQDAVDAIGDGEGTIRIAPGYHRDCAVQTQGHIAFVAAEPGRAVFDGGICEGKAALVLRGAGAKVDGIVFQNMRVPDGNGAGIRLEKSDLTVENSLFRSSEEGILTAEDPAATLTIDRSTFSRLGRCDRGLSCAHSVYTGNYGRVVVTRTRFEKGSGGHYLKTRAAVVDVSDNSFDDTQGKATNYMIDLPAGSTGRIVNNLFVQGSDKENHSAFIAVAAEARDHPSRGLAISGNRASLSPETSWPSVFVADWSGEPLSIGANELGPRITKFEKR from the coding sequence ATGATCCAGACGCTTGCCCGCCGGCCGATGTTGCCGCTACTCGCTCTTCCGCTGCTCCTTGCGCCGGCGCCGCTGCCCGCGCAGACCGGCGGCGCGCCCTATTCGGTCGACGGCCGGGGCTTCGCCCGGCTCCAGGATGCGGTCGACGCGATCGGCGATGGCGAAGGGACGATTCGCATCGCGCCCGGCTATCACCGCGACTGCGCGGTCCAGACTCAAGGTCACATCGCTTTCGTCGCCGCCGAGCCCGGCCGTGCGGTCTTCGATGGCGGAATCTGTGAAGGGAAGGCCGCGCTCGTGCTGCGCGGCGCCGGGGCGAAGGTCGACGGTATCGTCTTTCAGAACATGCGCGTTCCCGACGGCAACGGCGCGGGCATCCGCCTCGAAAAGAGCGATCTCACGGTCGAGAACAGCCTGTTCCGCAGCAGCGAGGAAGGCATTTTGACCGCCGAGGATCCGGCCGCGACACTGACGATCGACCGCTCGACCTTCTCCCGCCTCGGCCGCTGCGACCGCGGGCTGAGCTGCGCGCACAGCGTCTATACCGGCAACTATGGCCGCGTCGTCGTCACCCGCACGCGCTTCGAAAAGGGGAGCGGCGGCCATTATCTCAAGACGCGCGCGGCGGTCGTCGACGTCAGCGATAACAGCTTCGACGACACGCAGGGCAAGGCGACCAATTACATGATCGACCTGCCGGCGGGATCGACCGGGCGGATCGTCAACAATCTGTTCGTGCAGGGTTCCGACAAGGAAAATCACTCGGCCTTTATCGCGGTCGCCGCCGAAGCGCGCGACCATCCCTCGCGCGGCCTCGCCATTTCGGGCAACCGGGCGAGCCTGTCGCCCGAAACAAGCTGGCCGTCGGTGTTCGTCGCCGACTGGAGCGGCGAGCCGCTGTCGATCGGCGCCAACGAACTGGGGCCGCGGATCACGAAGTTCGAGAAGAGATAG
- the metH gene encoding methionine synthase — MTASLSSSSFVNVGERTNVTGSAAFKKLILADDFAAAVEVARQQVENGAQVIDVNMDEGLLDAVRAMTTFLKLIAAEPDIARVPVMIDSSKWEVIEAGLKCVPGKPIVNSISMKEGEEPFLAHARKCMAYGAAVVVMAFDEVGQADTKERKIEICERAYKLLTGIGFPPEDIIFDPNIFAIATGLEEHDNYAVDFIEAVKEIRVRCPHVHFSGGLSNLSFGFRGNETVRRAMHSVFLYYAIPAGLDMAIVNAGQLDVYDTIDPELRNACEDVILNRKVEGEADSPTERLIALAERYKGSNAAQEKAAEEWRGWEVRKRLEHALVKGIDAHIVPDTEEMRLAMDRPIEVIEGPLMDGMNVVGDLFGSGKMFLPQVVKSARVMKKAVAHLLPFIEAAKEPGAKGKGKVVMATVKGDVHDIGKNIVGVVLQCNGFEIVDLGVMVPWSKILEAANENDADMIGLSGLITPSLDEMVTVAEEMQRAGMTMPLLIGGATTSKVHTALRIDPAYEGPVLHVLDASRAVGVATSLVSDTGRDAFVEGYKADYEHIREVRANKGQSALIPIEDARANGFQIDEHIRPFPPEKPGIHAFDQWDLAELVEWFDWTPFFRAWELAGVYPAILDDDIVGESARGLFADAQAMLEKIVGEGWLHARGVAALWPCRRDGDDVIIHLEEEERHVRLPFLRQQIAKREGRPNMCLADFISPDGDWIGGFSVAIHGIEPHLARFKAAHDDYSDILLKALADRFAEAFAERLHAHVRTDLWGYSPDEQLTPEAIIKEEYRGIRPAPGYPACPEHSLKRILFDLLDAGNTSGATLTDHFAMLPTAAVSGFYFGHPDASYFGVARVGEDQLADYAERRGVDLATATRWLRPNLD; from the coding sequence ATGACCGCCTCTCTCTCTTCTTCCTCCTTCGTCAACGTCGGCGAGCGCACGAACGTCACCGGATCGGCGGCGTTCAAGAAGCTGATCCTCGCCGACGATTTCGCCGCGGCGGTCGAGGTCGCGCGCCAGCAGGTCGAGAATGGCGCGCAGGTCATCGACGTGAACATGGACGAAGGGCTGCTCGACGCGGTGCGCGCGATGACGACCTTCCTCAAGCTGATCGCCGCCGAGCCCGACATCGCGCGGGTGCCGGTGATGATCGACAGCTCGAAATGGGAGGTGATCGAGGCGGGGCTCAAATGCGTGCCGGGCAAGCCGATCGTCAATTCGATCAGCATGAAGGAAGGCGAGGAGCCCTTCCTCGCCCACGCGCGCAAATGCATGGCCTATGGCGCTGCGGTCGTCGTGATGGCGTTCGACGAGGTCGGGCAGGCCGACACGAAAGAACGCAAGATCGAGATTTGCGAGCGCGCCTACAAATTGCTCACGGGCATCGGCTTCCCGCCCGAGGACATCATCTTCGACCCCAATATCTTCGCGATCGCGACGGGGCTCGAGGAGCATGACAATTATGCGGTCGACTTCATCGAGGCGGTGAAGGAAATCCGCGTCCGCTGTCCGCACGTCCATTTCTCGGGCGGGCTGTCCAACCTCTCGTTCGGCTTTCGCGGCAACGAGACGGTGCGCCGCGCGATGCACAGCGTCTTCCTTTATTATGCGATCCCCGCCGGGCTCGACATGGCGATCGTCAACGCGGGGCAGCTCGACGTTTACGACACGATCGATCCCGAACTCAGGAACGCCTGCGAGGACGTCATCCTCAACCGCAAGGTCGAGGGCGAGGCGGACAGCCCGACCGAACGGCTGATCGCGCTCGCCGAACGCTACAAGGGCAGCAATGCCGCGCAGGAAAAGGCCGCCGAGGAATGGCGCGGGTGGGAGGTGCGCAAGCGGCTCGAACATGCGCTGGTCAAGGGCATCGACGCGCATATCGTTCCCGACACCGAGGAGATGCGCCTGGCGATGGATCGCCCGATCGAGGTCATCGAAGGCCCGCTGATGGACGGGATGAACGTCGTCGGTGACCTGTTCGGGTCGGGCAAGATGTTCCTGCCGCAGGTGGTGAAATCGGCGCGTGTGATGAAGAAAGCGGTCGCGCACCTGCTCCCCTTCATCGAGGCGGCGAAGGAGCCCGGCGCGAAGGGCAAGGGCAAGGTCGTGATGGCGACGGTCAAGGGCGACGTCCACGACATTGGCAAGAATATCGTCGGCGTCGTGCTGCAGTGCAACGGCTTCGAGATCGTCGACCTGGGGGTGATGGTGCCCTGGTCGAAAATCCTCGAAGCGGCGAACGAGAATGACGCCGACATGATCGGCCTTTCGGGCCTCATCACCCCCTCGCTCGACGAGATGGTGACGGTGGCCGAGGAGATGCAGCGCGCGGGCATGACGATGCCGCTGCTGATCGGTGGCGCGACGACATCGAAGGTCCACACCGCGCTGCGCATCGACCCCGCCTATGAGGGGCCGGTGCTCCACGTCCTCGACGCGAGCCGCGCCGTCGGCGTCGCGACTTCGCTGGTCAGCGACACCGGCCGCGACGCGTTCGTCGAGGGTTACAAGGCCGATTACGAGCATATCCGCGAGGTGCGCGCGAACAAGGGGCAGAGCGCGCTGATCCCGATCGAGGATGCGCGCGCCAACGGCTTTCAGATCGACGAGCATATCCGGCCGTTCCCGCCCGAAAAGCCCGGCATCCACGCCTTCGACCAGTGGGATCTGGCCGAATTGGTCGAATGGTTCGACTGGACGCCCTTCTTCCGGGCGTGGGAACTCGCGGGCGTCTATCCGGCGATCCTCGACGACGACATCGTCGGCGAAAGCGCGCGCGGCCTCTTCGCCGACGCGCAGGCGATGCTGGAGAAGATCGTCGGCGAGGGCTGGCTCCACGCGCGCGGGGTCGCGGCGCTGTGGCCGTGCCGCCGCGACGGCGACGATGTGATCATCCATCTCGAGGAAGAGGAACGCCACGTCCGGCTTCCCTTCCTGCGCCAGCAGATCGCCAAGCGCGAGGGGCGCCCGAACATGTGCCTTGCCGATTTCATCAGCCCCGACGGCGACTGGATCGGCGGCTTTTCGGTCGCGATCCACGGCATCGAGCCGCATCTCGCGCGCTTCAAGGCGGCGCACGACGATTATAGCGACATCCTGCTCAAGGCGCTCGCCGACCGTTTCGCCGAAGCCTTTGCCGAGCGGCTCCACGCGCATGTCCGCACCGACCTCTGGGGCTATTCGCCGGACGAGCAACTGACGCCCGAGGCGATCATCAAGGAGGAGTATCGCGGCATCCGCCCCGCGCCCGGCTATCCGGCCTGCCCCGAGCACAGCCTGAAGCGCATCCTCTTTGACCTGCTCGACGCGGGCAACACCTCGGGGGCGACGTTGACCGATCATTTCGCGATGCTGCCGACGGCGGCGGTCTCGGGCTTTTACTTCGGCCATCCCGACGCGAGCTATTTCGGGGTCGCGCGGGTCGGCGAGGATCAGCTTGCCGACTATGCCGAGCGGCGCGGGGTCGACCTCGCGACGGCGACGCGCTGGCTGCGGCCGAATCTGGATTGA
- a CDS encoding GNAT family N-acetyltransferase, whose translation MDDGPSWTIREAGADDAAALALIGAATFLETFAGILDGDAIVSHCAAKHCETAYRALLADGARAWLAEAQPGGAPIGFALVGKPDLAAAKDGDIELKRIYSLSRFHGSGLGAALMREAVAAARDHRRLLLGVYARNERALAFYRKQGFADIGTRRFDVGGKLYDDLVLARPLAL comes from the coding sequence ATGGACGACGGACCATCATGGACGATCCGCGAGGCCGGAGCGGATGACGCCGCCGCGCTGGCGCTGATCGGCGCCGCAACCTTCCTCGAAACCTTCGCGGGGATTCTCGACGGCGACGCGATCGTTTCGCATTGCGCCGCGAAGCATTGCGAAACCGCCTATCGCGCCTTGCTGGCCGATGGCGCGCGGGCGTGGCTTGCCGAGGCGCAGCCGGGCGGCGCGCCGATCGGCTTTGCGCTGGTCGGCAAGCCCGACCTCGCCGCGGCCAAGGACGGCGACATCGAGCTCAAGCGGATCTATTCGCTGTCGCGCTTCCACGGCAGCGGGCTCGGCGCCGCGCTGATGCGCGAGGCCGTCGCGGCGGCGCGGGACCATCGCCGCCTGCTCCTCGGCGTCTATGCCCGCAACGAAAGGGCGCTCGCCTTCTATCGCAAGCAGGGTTTCGCCGACATCGGGACGCGCCGGTTCGACGTCGGGGGCAAGCTCTACGACGACCTTGTCCTTGCCCGCCCGCTCGCTCTCTGA
- a CDS encoding homocysteine S-methyltransferase family protein, protein MNAREALKAAAKERILLTDGGWGTQIQLRKLAESDYAGNLGLSHDQKGNNDILALTRPDVVTAIGEAYLAAGSDIVSTNTFSANRISQADYGAEHLVADINHESARLGREAADRFAARDGRRRFVAGAVGPTNKTLSLSPDVNNPGFREIDFDELKAVYLDQVVALAEGGADFILIETIFDTLNAKAGIAATLEAEAKVGRELPLMISMTLTDLSGRNLSGHTVEAFWYAVRHARPLTIGLNCSFGAAQLRPHVRVLSDLADTLVMVYPNAGLPNELGEYDEMPDTTAGLVREWAAHGQVNILGGCCGSTPAHIAAMAKAVDGLAPRHVPDVAVRTRLAGLEPFTMAAFAAAAS, encoded by the coding sequence ATGAACGCCCGCGAAGCCCTGAAAGCCGCCGCGAAGGAGCGCATTCTGCTGACCGATGGCGGCTGGGGCACCCAGATCCAGCTCCGCAAGCTCGCCGAGAGCGATTATGCGGGAAATCTTGGCCTGTCGCACGACCAGAAGGGCAATAACGACATCCTCGCGCTGACGCGGCCCGATGTCGTGACCGCGATCGGCGAGGCCTATCTTGCCGCCGGGTCGGATATCGTCTCGACCAACACCTTCAGCGCCAACCGGATCAGCCAGGCCGATTATGGCGCCGAGCATCTGGTCGCCGACATCAACCATGAAAGTGCGCGGCTGGGGCGCGAGGCCGCCGACAGGTTCGCGGCGCGCGACGGCCGCCGCCGCTTTGTTGCGGGCGCGGTCGGGCCGACGAACAAGACGCTGTCGCTGTCGCCCGACGTCAACAATCCGGGCTTTCGCGAGATCGACTTCGACGAGCTGAAGGCGGTCTATCTCGACCAGGTCGTCGCGCTCGCCGAGGGCGGGGCGGACTTCATCCTGATCGAGACGATCTTCGACACGCTCAACGCCAAGGCGGGGATCGCCGCGACGCTGGAGGCCGAGGCGAAGGTCGGGCGCGAATTGCCGCTGATGATCTCGATGACGCTCACCGACCTTAGCGGCCGCAACCTGTCGGGGCATACGGTCGAGGCTTTCTGGTATGCGGTGCGCCACGCGCGGCCGCTGACGATCGGGCTCAACTGCTCGTTCGGCGCGGCACAGCTTCGCCCGCATGTGCGCGTGCTCTCCGACCTCGCCGACACGCTGGTGATGGTCTATCCGAACGCCGGGCTGCCCAACGAACTCGGCGAATATGACGAGATGCCCGATACGACCGCGGGGCTGGTGCGCGAATGGGCGGCGCATGGGCAGGTCAATATCCTCGGCGGCTGCTGCGGTTCGACGCCCGCGCATATCGCGGCGATGGCGAAGGCTGTCGATGGCCTCGCGCCGCGGCATGTTCCCGACGTGGCGGTGCGTACGCGGCTCGCCGGGCTCGAACCCTTCACCATGGCGGCTTTTGCGGCGGCGGCCTCCTGA
- the metF gene encoding methylenetetrahydrofolate reductase produces MTSTLNSLAEARRAAATPLFADLAGDIGVSFEFFPPKTEKMEAQLWDTFHTLEPLAPSFVSVTYGAGGSTRERTHATVARIAATSPVAPAAHLTCVEASRAEIDEVAEAYWEAGVRHIVALRGDMPGGAPYRAHPDGYANAVELVAGLKAVAPFDISVAAYPEVHPDASCAEADLDNLKRKLDAGATRAITQFFFSPDAFLRFRDAAAAAGIDAPILPGILPVSNVSQTRRMADMCGTQIPAWMVSLFDGLDDHPAARQLVAATIAAEMCRRLYAGGVRDFHFYTLNRAELSYAICHLLGLRPKAAPATEEAAA; encoded by the coding sequence ATGACATCGACCCTCAACTCGCTCGCCGAGGCGCGCCGCGCCGCCGCGACTCCGCTCTTCGCCGATCTCGCGGGTGACATCGGCGTCAGCTTCGAATTCTTCCCGCCCAAGACCGAGAAGATGGAGGCGCAGCTCTGGGACACGTTCCACACGCTCGAACCGCTCGCCCCCAGCTTCGTCTCGGTGACCTATGGCGCGGGCGGCTCGACGCGCGAGCGCACCCATGCGACGGTCGCGCGGATCGCTGCGACGAGCCCGGTGGCGCCCGCCGCGCACCTGACCTGCGTCGAGGCGTCGCGCGCCGAGATCGACGAGGTGGCAGAGGCTTATTGGGAAGCGGGGGTGCGGCATATCGTCGCGCTGCGCGGCGACATGCCCGGCGGCGCGCCCTATCGTGCGCACCCGGACGGCTATGCCAATGCGGTCGAGCTCGTCGCTGGGCTGAAGGCGGTGGCGCCGTTCGACATTTCGGTCGCCGCCTATCCCGAAGTGCATCCCGACGCGTCGTGCGCCGAGGCCGATCTCGATAACCTCAAGCGCAAGCTCGACGCGGGCGCGACCCGCGCGATCACCCAATTCTTCTTCTCGCCCGACGCCTTCCTGCGCTTTCGCGACGCGGCGGCGGCGGCAGGGATCGACGCGCCGATCCTTCCCGGTATCCTGCCGGTGTCTAACGTGTCGCAGACGCGGCGCATGGCCGATATGTGCGGGACGCAAATCCCGGCGTGGATGGTGTCGCTGTTCGACGGGCTCGACGACCATCCCGCCGCGCGTCAGCTCGTCGCCGCGACGATCGCCGCCGAAATGTGCCGTCGCCTCTATGCGGGCGGCGTGCGCGATTTCCACTTCTACACGCTCAACCGGGCGGAGCTCAGCTACGCCATCTGCCACCTCCTGGGCCTGCGCCCGAAGGCGGCCCCCGCGACGGAGGAAGCAGCCGCATGA